From Zingiber officinale cultivar Zhangliang chromosome 5B, Zo_v1.1, whole genome shotgun sequence, the proteins below share one genomic window:
- the LOC121987755 gene encoding uncharacterized protein At5g48480-like: protein MAATSSEAGLYGIKTQLLIPGAKAAAAVKFYGDAFGAEELRRVSYPKRKRNLPRIISSELKIGSSVLLVSDRFDEGGAEGSAASFGGIAIWIETEDVDEAVKRALAAGAELVSEVAEHDDGVFGKVKDPYDVVWVIESMPKNFKPKN from the exons ATGGCGGCGACGTCGAGTGAAGCGGGGCTGTACGGGATCAAGACGCAGCTGTTGATTCCTGGGGCGAAGGCCGCGGCGGCGGTGAAGTTCTACGGAGACGCTTTCGGTGCGGAGGAGCTTCGGCGGGTGTCGTACCCGAAGCGCAAGCGCAACCTTCCACGCATCATCTCCTCCGAGCTAAAGATCGGTTCCTCTGTTCTGCTCGTCAGCGATCGATTTGACGAAGG AGGCGCGGAAGGATCTGCGGCATCCTTCGGCGGGATCGCGATCTGGATCGAAACTGAGGACGTAGATGAGGCGGTAAAGAGGGCGTTAGCTGCCGGTGCGGAGCTCGTTAGCGAAGTGGCGGAGCACGACGATGGCGTCTTCGGGAAGGTGAAGGACCCGTACGACGTTGTCTGGGTCATTGAATCCATGCCGAAGAACTTCAAACCCAAAAACTGA
- the LOC121985449 gene encoding cytochrome c1-like: MAAAVESAPVIGDLVEEPPAPLGDEPEPEPAPEAEAEEAAEEEPKGGGEEEVVAAAEAEEPVTEEAEAEAEAEVEAEAEAPVATEPEEEPAEDPAAESEPAAAEPEAEEEAPDEEAEAEEEAAAPAEEAAEASDE; the protein is encoded by the exons ATGGCTGCTGCG GTTGAATCAGCTCCGGTAATCGGGGACCTGGTTGAGGAACCACCTGCTCCCCTCGGGGATGAGCCAGAGCCAGAGCCAGCGCCAGAAGCCGAGGCCGAAGAGGCTGCTGAGGAGGAGCccaaaggaggaggagaagaagaagtggtggcTGCAGCGGAAGCAGAGGAACCAGTAACAGAAGAGGCAGAGGCTGAGGCTGAGGCTGAGGTGGAGGCAGAAGCGGAGGCTCCGGTCGCCACGGAGCCTGAGGAGGAGCCCGCCGAAGACCCAGCCGCCGAGAGTGAACCGGCGGCAGCTGAGCCGGAGGCTGAGGAGGAAGCGCCGGACGAGGAGGCGGAGGCAGAGGAAGAGGCGGCGGCGCCGGCCGAGGAGGCTGCGGAGGCCAGTGATGAGTAG